One window of the Candidatus Phycorickettsia trachydisci genome contains the following:
- a CDS encoding NAD(P)/FAD-dependent oxidoreductase: MMDLDVLIVGAGPAGIFASFQAGMLGMSSAILDILPHSGGQCIELYPDKPIYDIAGLPKILAKDLISNLKEQASPFNPKYYFNTQAINIKELPDNRFEVNATNNLTIVCKIVIIASGNGAFVPNKPSIENLDDFETSSVFYSVKDPELFRNKNVLIAGGGDSAIDWAINLSRTAKNIYLVHRRDKFRCAPASLEKVMYLKDQGLIQFLTPYQVMSIEGQSGYIEKAVLQNFITNEIKTVELDYLLAFFGLKMDLGPIKDWGLEIENNKIKVDNCFYQTNRNGIYAIGDVCHYEGKLKLILTSFAEAASAIHHAYSKVFDGKQLHFEYSTNKGIPN, from the coding sequence ATAATGGATTTAGATGTACTAATCGTAGGAGCTGGACCAGCTGGTATCTTCGCCAGTTTTCAGGCTGGTATGCTTGGTATGTCTTCCGCTATATTAGATATACTTCCTCACTCTGGTGGTCAATGCATAGAGCTTTATCCTGATAAGCCAATATATGATATCGCTGGTCTTCCCAAAATTCTTGCAAAAGATCTAATTTCTAATCTAAAAGAACAAGCATCGCCTTTCAATCCAAAATATTACTTCAACACTCAAGCTATAAATATTAAAGAATTACCAGATAATCGTTTTGAGGTAAATGCTACTAATAACTTAACAATTGTTTGTAAGATAGTGATTATTGCTTCTGGCAATGGTGCTTTTGTACCTAATAAACCTTCGATTGAAAATCTTGATGATTTTGAAACTTCGTCTGTATTTTATTCAGTAAAAGATCCTGAATTATTTAGAAATAAAAATGTTCTTATTGCTGGTGGGGGTGATTCAGCTATCGATTGGGCAATTAATTTATCGCGTACTGCAAAAAATATATATCTGGTGCATCGTAGAGATAAATTTCGTTGTGCTCCAGCCAGTCTCGAAAAGGTTATGTATCTAAAGGATCAGGGCTTAATACAGTTTTTAACTCCATATCAGGTAATGTCAATTGAAGGCCAAAGTGGATACATTGAGAAAGCTGTGCTGCAGAATTTTATAACAAACGAAATCAAAACAGTTGAGCTAGATTATTTATTAGCTTTTTTTGGTCTCAAGATGGATCTGGGTCCTATTAAAGATTGGGGTCTTGAGATAGAAAATAATAAGATAAAGGTAGATAATTGTTTCTATCAAACAAATCGTAATGGAATATATGCAATTGGGGACGTATGTCATTACGAAGGTAAGTTAAAATTAATCTTAACGAGTTTTGCTGAGGCTGCAAGCGCCATACATCACGCATACAGCAAAGTGTTTGATGGAAAGCAGTTGCATTTTGAGTATTCTACTAATAAAGGAATTCCGAACTAG
- a CDS encoding response regulator transcription factor: MRVLLIEDDPLTIKSLKNALSSRGIVCDDVKLGQEGIETAKLYNYSAIILDLMLSDLDGYQVLLRLRAAKVKVPVIILSGLATSDHITKGLNLGADDYLTKPFNIDELVARLYSIVRRTKSNVHNSLKVADLVINFDNKTIECGNARDTLTDKESQILHLLITRRGTVLAKDIVIKHIYPSYTKQDKANPKNVDVFICKLRGKLKKISGREDENFYIETIWGRGYMFKDHKINQPGLKMNFGDEENADEFNIGLNESELEAPYIEQIKEKA; the protein is encoded by the coding sequence ATGAGAGTTTTATTAATAGAAGATGATCCACTAACGATCAAATCATTGAAAAATGCATTGTCCTCAAGAGGAATAGTTTGTGATGATGTTAAACTTGGTCAAGAAGGCATTGAGACTGCTAAGCTCTATAATTATAGTGCAATAATATTAGATTTAATGCTTTCAGATCTTGATGGTTATCAAGTGCTTTTAAGATTAAGGGCTGCTAAAGTGAAAGTGCCAGTGATTATTCTTTCTGGTCTTGCTACCTCAGATCACATCACTAAAGGTTTAAATCTTGGTGCTGATGACTACTTAACAAAGCCATTTAATATTGATGAATTAGTTGCGCGTCTTTATTCCATAGTACGTCGTACAAAATCTAATGTTCACAATTCATTAAAAGTAGCTGATCTTGTTATTAACTTTGATAACAAAACTATTGAGTGTGGTAACGCTCGTGATACCTTAACAGATAAAGAGTCGCAAATTCTTCATCTATTAATTACAAGAAGAGGTACTGTTCTTGCTAAGGATATAGTTATTAAGCACATTTATCCTTCTTATACTAAACAAGATAAAGCAAACCCTAAAAACGTTGACGTATTTATCTGTAAGTTAAGAGGTAAGCTTAAGAAGATTAGTGGGCGTGAAGACGAAAACTTCTACATCGAGACTATTTGGGGTAGGGGTTATATGTTTAAAGATCATAAGATCAACCAACCTGGTCTTAAGATGAATTTCGGAGATGAAGAAAATGCAGATGAATTTAACATAGGATTAAATGAGTCTGAGTTAGAGGCTCCATATATTGAACAAATCAAAGAGAAGGCGTAA
- the rsmI gene encoding 16S rRNA (cytidine(1402)-2'-O)-methyltransferase, protein MKAGLYIVPTPIGNMDDITIRAINTLKGSDLILCEDTRVTKPLLQKYNIITKLSVYNDYSDNSVRLKILEQIKNGNVISLVSDAGTPLIADPGYKLVDFLYSEGIYVDALPGACSVISALCLSGMPTDQFMFLGFMPRKFVAQEKLLKEISTSPATCIFFESPKRVIDTLNVINKVLGARICAIVREISKIYQEVLKGTCLELIGRLENKEIKGEVVLLIQSAEVKISEHSILNGLKLLISNGVSKSKSAEIIATLFNLSKNKIYILTKDM, encoded by the coding sequence ATGAAAGCCGGTTTATATATTGTACCAACGCCAATAGGCAACATGGATGATATCACCATAAGAGCCATAAACACTTTAAAAGGCTCGGATCTAATATTATGTGAGGATACCAGAGTTACTAAGCCTTTACTACAAAAATATAACATTATCACTAAATTAAGCGTTTATAATGACTATTCTGACAACAGTGTCCGTCTTAAGATACTTGAGCAAATTAAAAATGGTAATGTGATATCCCTTGTCAGTGATGCCGGCACTCCACTAATTGCAGATCCAGGATATAAACTGGTAGATTTTTTATATTCTGAGGGAATTTACGTTGATGCTTTGCCCGGAGCATGTTCAGTTATATCAGCTTTATGCCTATCAGGTATGCCAACTGATCAATTTATGTTTCTAGGTTTTATGCCTAGAAAATTTGTAGCACAAGAAAAGTTGCTTAAAGAAATATCAACTAGCCCTGCTACGTGCATTTTTTTTGAAAGTCCGAAAAGAGTTATTGATACACTAAATGTTATTAATAAAGTGTTGGGAGCAAGAATATGCGCTATAGTTCGAGAGATTAGCAAAATTTATCAAGAAGTTCTTAAAGGCACTTGTTTAGAGTTAATAGGTCGGCTAGAAAATAAAGAGATTAAGGGAGAGGTGGTATTATTAATTCAATCAGCAGAGGTTAAAATATCAGAACACAGTATTCTTAATGGTTTAAAGCTGCTGATCTCAAATGGTGTTTCAAAAAGTAAATCTGCAGAAATTATAGCAACTTTGTTTAATTTATCTAAAAATAAAATTTATATTCTTACTAAAGATATGTAG
- a CDS encoding CarD family transcriptional regulator, which yields MNINSQGPFEVGQKVVSSSHGVGEIQGVEVNNYGDTQVSCYVINLINQKMSIKIPINKAIDCGLRPLTNADDIQEVYQVLKTKSCMSNYKSKVKKFTDYKQKLNSGNIIDLATVVRDLHKPDTINSSYSQKSIYDSALTRLANELALLEGLKLNEMLANLEELLVAKGSDA from the coding sequence ATGAACATTAACTCACAAGGTCCTTTTGAAGTAGGTCAAAAGGTTGTAAGCTCTTCTCACGGTGTCGGAGAAATTCAAGGTGTGGAGGTTAATAATTACGGAGATACTCAAGTTTCGTGTTACGTTATAAACTTGATAAATCAGAAAATGTCTATCAAGATTCCCATAAATAAAGCTATAGATTGCGGGCTTAGACCACTAACTAATGCAGATGACATACAAGAAGTTTATCAAGTTTTGAAAACTAAATCCTGCATGTCTAACTATAAAAGTAAGGTTAAAAAGTTTACTGATTATAAGCAAAAACTCAACTCTGGTAATATCATTGATTTAGCAACTGTAGTAAGAGATTTGCATAAACCTGATACTATTAATTCCTCTTATAGTCAAAAGTCGATATATGACTCAGCTTTAACAAGGCTGGCTAATGAACTTGCCTTATTAGAAGGGTTAAAGCTTAACGAGATGCTTGCGAATTTAGAAGAATTACTAGTAGCAAAAGGTAGTGATGCTTAA
- a CDS encoding ankyrin repeat domain-containing protein, producing the protein MTNIFDAIEKRDLELVKALIEAGANLEEYNDDGLLPIHLAAINNNFEMVKLLIENGADINAESSKGVSLAHIVAGHFSPEQLDWLFDKGMDINVGGFYHILPIHIGAMGGSLENVKWFFDKGAEDKTVEGLSVLHMAVGGNFDRFLQSIKNGTDFRDNLKAISDEELPKHFDLLKYLLDEKGYDVNTPKLSMTINNARIMDFLKERGADICKNVKESIYTATENGYVEVIKWFVTQGVDISKMCDDSYMELISQAVQEGQIDLVRYLFDLGIDINYMNLAVSALMSDKPEMIELLSAKGCDFNTLDTNGSNPILSATYSGKINSLKYLAEKEVEINLENLDLRNNPKLTIELIQWLQSQGYDIKKEGHSLMHCAAYRGKTDIIEYLLSEGLDVNVKDEEGKTPIYYATKKGRFESIKYLYERGADLKIKDNDENTLMHIAAKKGRMHIIQWLLDQDIPIDVANSEGKTPVNSAAQKGRLKVIEFLGKKGADISNIESYAQDLIQYAAFEQDVSKITWLKEQGMDISNLTFTVSSKRVYLSPSVIMKASEWISQYGVKITLYDNQVEYLITQAAIDRDEKIIEWLQNHINDNQKYFVISGSPGYFRSVENLIEGTYWLIEKGIKVKITGEAIRDIILSNQEKVGKITKFFDSLGVTIEDFADHKDAIISSVADKVIVRLINWIQKCGGVVDPNAVDSYDHNLIHRAVQNNRIEMLKWCIENRGDIDAKSPNGTSPLHIAFSYNNLQCINLLLENGADPNLVDNYGNTPLSKALNGNKLQVVNLLLENGADPNLVDSNGNTPLFNALYTDKIQYAKLLLEHGADLNAPNNHGSTPLLSAVYVNKTEMISLLCSFKANIDLENLSVRSYFTNQDNFQPLLNQGTLVEQITAGMHIVASLKANPQMQARGNALEEVLVSKINRARPDILDNLDLLDTRTNLKAILINLDKCKALEGLKEKIQDFDHESPSFRSLGFLTDIEKLNLTQSLEVKERELMAVATNVENDGSATSNAMHNPGIVEHINSFLSREDQVNLFVSPVAHDDQTDNADELAENPQVETTGEE; encoded by the coding sequence ATGACAAACATATTTGATGCAATAGAAAAACGTGACCTAGAATTAGTAAAAGCTTTAATAGAAGCGGGAGCAAATCTTGAAGAATATAATGATGATGGTTTATTGCCTATCCATTTAGCTGCAATCAATAATAATTTTGAGATGGTCAAGCTTTTAATTGAAAACGGAGCAGATATTAATGCTGAATCATCTAAAGGTGTAAGCTTAGCGCATATAGTAGCCGGGCATTTTTCTCCAGAACAGCTAGACTGGCTTTTTGATAAAGGTATGGATATTAATGTTGGGGGGTTTTATCATATTCTTCCTATTCATATTGGAGCTATGGGGGGTAGTTTAGAAAATGTTAAATGGTTTTTTGATAAGGGAGCAGAAGATAAAACGGTTGAAGGGTTGAGTGTATTACATATGGCAGTAGGTGGAAATTTTGATAGATTTCTACAGTCAATAAAAAATGGAACCGATTTTCGTGATAACTTAAAGGCTATATCAGATGAAGAATTGCCCAAACATTTTGACTTATTAAAGTACCTACTAGATGAGAAAGGTTATGATGTAAATACCCCAAAACTATCCATGACTATAAATAATGCGCGTATCATGGATTTTTTGAAGGAGCGTGGGGCTGATATATGTAAAAATGTTAAAGAGTCTATATATACAGCTACTGAGAACGGTTATGTTGAGGTAATAAAGTGGTTTGTTACTCAAGGAGTTGATATTAGTAAGATGTGTGATGATAGTTATATGGAGCTGATTTCTCAAGCTGTACAGGAAGGACAAATAGATTTAGTAAGATATTTGTTTGATTTGGGGATCGATATTAATTATATGAATCTAGCTGTTAGTGCTCTGATGAGTGATAAGCCAGAAATGATAGAATTGCTATCAGCCAAAGGTTGTGATTTCAACACTCTAGATACCAATGGTTCTAATCCAATTCTTTCAGCAACATACAGTGGAAAAATAAATTCTCTTAAATACCTTGCTGAAAAAGAAGTTGAGATTAATCTGGAGAATTTAGATTTAAGAAATAATCCTAAATTGACGATTGAGTTAATTCAATGGCTACAGTCACAAGGATATGATATCAAAAAAGAAGGGCATAGCTTGATGCATTGTGCAGCTTACCGTGGTAAAACTGATATTATAGAATATCTACTTTCTGAAGGTTTAGACGTAAATGTTAAAGATGAAGAAGGAAAAACGCCTATATACTATGCTACTAAGAAAGGGAGGTTTGAGTCTATTAAATATCTATATGAGCGTGGAGCTGATTTAAAGATTAAAGATAATGATGAGAATACTTTAATGCATATTGCTGCAAAAAAAGGCAGAATGCATATAATCCAATGGCTTCTGGATCAAGATATTCCAATTGATGTTGCTAATTCTGAGGGTAAAACTCCTGTAAATAGTGCAGCTCAAAAGGGTAGGTTAAAGGTGATTGAGTTCTTGGGTAAAAAAGGTGCGGATATCAGTAATATAGAATCTTATGCGCAGGATCTAATACAGTATGCTGCGTTTGAGCAAGATGTGAGCAAGATAACTTGGTTGAAAGAGCAAGGTATGGATATTAGTAATTTAACTTTTACAGTTAGCTCAAAACGTGTGTACTTATCTCCTTCTGTAATTATGAAGGCATCAGAGTGGATTAGTCAGTATGGAGTAAAAATAACTCTCTATGATAACCAAGTCGAATATTTGATTACCCAAGCTGCAATCGATCGTGATGAGAAGATAATTGAGTGGTTACAAAATCATATTAATGATAATCAAAAATATTTTGTTATATCAGGTTCTCCAGGATATTTTAGGAGCGTTGAAAATCTAATCGAAGGAACATATTGGCTTATTGAAAAAGGTATAAAGGTTAAAATTACAGGAGAAGCTATTAGAGATATTATTTTATCTAATCAAGAGAAAGTGGGTAAAATTACTAAATTCTTTGACAGTTTAGGTGTAACTATTGAGGATTTTGCAGATCATAAGGATGCTATTATATCTTCTGTGGCTGATAAAGTGATAGTTAGGTTAATAAACTGGATTCAAAAATGTGGTGGCGTTGTCGATCCTAATGCAGTTGATAGTTATGACCATAATTTAATCCATAGAGCTGTCCAAAACAACAGAATAGAGATGTTGAAATGGTGTATAGAAAATAGAGGAGATATTGATGCTAAGAGTCCAAATGGTACATCTCCTCTGCATATCGCTTTTTCGTATAATAATCTTCAATGTATTAATCTTTTGTTGGAAAATGGCGCAGATCCTAATCTTGTAGATAATTATGGTAATACTCCCTTATCTAAGGCGCTTAATGGCAATAAGCTTCAGGTGGTTAATCTTTTATTGGAAAATGGTGCAGATCCTAATCTTGTAGATAGTAATGGTAATACCCCTTTATTTAACGCTCTGTATACCGATAAAATTCAATATGCTAAATTATTGCTAGAACATGGGGCAGATCTTAATGCTCCAAATAATCATGGCTCAACCCCTCTACTAAGTGCGGTATATGTAAACAAAACTGAAATGATATCTCTACTGTGTAGTTTTAAAGCTAATATAGACCTTGAAAATCTTTCAGTGCGGAGCTATTTTACTAATCAAGACAACTTTCAGCCATTATTAAATCAAGGAACGCTAGTTGAGCAAATTACCGCCGGGATGCATATTGTAGCTTCTTTAAAGGCAAACCCTCAGATGCAGGCTAGAGGAAATGCTTTAGAGGAAGTATTAGTTAGTAAGATAAATCGAGCTAGACCCGATATTTTGGATAACCTCGATCTACTCGATACTAGGACAAATCTAAAGGCGATTTTGATCAACCTTGATAAATGTAAAGCTTTGGAAGGTTTAAAAGAAAAAATTCAAGATTTTGACCATGAATCTCCAAGTTTTAGGTCTTTAGGTTTCTTAACGGATATCGAAAAACTAAACTTAACACAAAGTCTTGAAGTAAAAGAAAGGGAGCTAATGGCTGTTGCGACTAATGTGGAAAATGATGGATCTGCTACGTCTAATGCTATGCATAACCCTGGAATTGTGGAGCATATAAATTCTTTCTTATCCAGAGAAGATCAGGTAAATCTTTTTGTGTCTCCTGTTGCTCATGATGATCAAACAGATAACGCAGACGAATTAGCTGAAAATCCACAAGTGGAAACTACAGGTGAAGAGTAA
- the ychF gene encoding redox-regulated ATPase YchF — MMLRCGIVGLPNVGKSTLFNAITQSAKAQAENYPFCTIEPNSALVAVPDDRLDKLAKAAGSQKIIPAYIEFVDIAGLVEGASKGSGLGNKFLSHIREVDIIVHVVRCFEDKDVVHVRGEINPLYDLEIIETELILADLESVEKRLAKKAKNMDLDTTKLLESILPLLQNGKLAKEIISSENKEKVKQLQLLTTKPFMYVCNVAEGDVTSGNNWSEKVFELAKNGYAPCHLISAKIEAEISQLTSEEEKKEFLGMIGLEESGISQIIKFCYRTLGLGCYFTIGPKEAHSWTFKRGILSPSAAGIIHSDFERGFISAEVISWEDYLKYPNEAKMKEQGKMRLEGKEYEVADGDVINFRFNV; from the coding sequence ATAATGTTAAGATGCGGTATTGTAGGACTACCTAATGTAGGAAAATCGACTTTATTCAACGCAATTACTCAAAGCGCGAAAGCACAAGCGGAAAATTACCCATTTTGCACCATAGAACCAAATTCAGCTCTAGTAGCTGTACCAGATGATCGTTTGGATAAATTAGCAAAAGCTGCAGGATCACAAAAGATTATTCCCGCATATATAGAGTTTGTGGATATTGCAGGATTGGTCGAAGGGGCAAGTAAAGGCTCTGGTCTTGGTAATAAGTTTTTATCTCATATTAGAGAAGTTGATATCATAGTCCATGTTGTACGCTGCTTTGAAGATAAAGACGTTGTACATGTACGCGGTGAAATAAATCCACTATATGACCTGGAGATTATTGAAACAGAGCTAATATTAGCCGATCTTGAGTCTGTAGAAAAGAGGCTTGCTAAAAAAGCTAAAAACATGGATCTTGATACTACTAAACTATTAGAAAGTATCTTGCCTTTACTACAAAATGGAAAACTTGCTAAAGAAATAATTTCATCCGAAAATAAAGAAAAAGTAAAACAACTGCAGCTTCTTACAACAAAACCTTTTATGTATGTCTGTAATGTTGCTGAAGGTGATGTTACAAGTGGTAATAATTGGAGCGAAAAAGTTTTTGAGCTAGCTAAAAATGGTTATGCCCCTTGCCACCTGATATCAGCTAAAATTGAGGCAGAAATATCTCAACTTACATCTGAAGAAGAAAAAAAGGAATTTTTAGGTATGATAGGCTTGGAAGAGTCGGGTATTAGTCAGATTATAAAATTTTGTTATCGCACCTTAGGTCTTGGCTGTTATTTCACTATTGGACCTAAAGAAGCCCACAGTTGGACTTTTAAGCGTGGCATTTTATCTCCAAGTGCTGCTGGCATTATTCACAGTGACTTTGAAAGAGGTTTTATTAGCGCCGAAGTAATCTCGTGGGAAGATTATTTAAAGTATCCGAATGAGGCCAAAATGAAGGAGCAAGGTAAGATGCGTCTAGAAGGCAAAGAATACGAAGTTGCTGATGGCGATGTAATTAATTTTAGATTTAATGTATAA
- a CDS encoding MFS transporter produces MQPKVPLWLINFLIFVYHSTPILFAVSSPALEAEIGADINLGQLMSSFYFSGFTCGLMLFGRISDLWGRRKTMLIGITIFVIASVLLVIGNNPYLLLAFKFIQAFGVSVCSIVTQATSRDSYQGADLMRIYGLNGILVCFVPTVETSIGGFILEKLSWRYCMAWDALKGFLVLICCACWLPETIPDQVRREAGKIKFFSVFKRFMQDKTVIMYGLTAGLSIGMLTGFIIEMPFVFLKSFEIKPTTYGALNVIITVVFLGANFLNLYLIQRQDFIKDFIYYSLWFSFAGCMILLTSSYFIQYTSPVGFMIMVAFMLARLLQGFAHNLLMPYVLGIALEKYRGLFGSASAIFNSMYYFVISMLTFAISYVHQDYSIHAYAVLVSMTSFCTILLFKQTR; encoded by the coding sequence ATGCAGCCAAAAGTTCCATTATGGCTAATTAATTTCCTGATTTTTGTATATCACTCAACCCCTATCCTTTTCGCGGTTTCATCGCCAGCTTTGGAAGCCGAGATAGGCGCTGACATTAATCTAGGGCAACTGATGTCCTCTTTTTATTTTAGCGGTTTTACTTGTGGGTTAATGCTATTCGGACGTATCTCCGATCTATGGGGACGCAGAAAAACGATGCTAATTGGTATTACCATTTTCGTTATAGCCTCTGTCTTGCTAGTAATTGGCAACAACCCATACTTACTTCTAGCATTTAAATTTATTCAAGCCTTCGGGGTTAGCGTTTGCTCAATCGTCACTCAAGCAACTTCACGAGATTCATATCAAGGAGCTGATCTTATGCGTATTTACGGACTCAATGGAATCTTAGTATGCTTTGTGCCTACAGTTGAAACCAGTATTGGAGGATTTATACTTGAAAAATTGTCTTGGCGATATTGCATGGCATGGGACGCATTAAAGGGCTTTTTAGTACTGATATGCTGCGCTTGCTGGCTACCGGAGACTATTCCCGATCAAGTAAGACGAGAAGCTGGAAAAATCAAATTTTTCTCAGTTTTTAAAAGATTTATGCAAGATAAAACCGTCATCATGTACGGCTTAACAGCAGGTCTATCAATAGGTATGTTAACAGGATTTATTATTGAGATGCCTTTCGTATTCCTCAAGTCATTTGAAATTAAACCGACAACATATGGGGCTTTGAACGTAATAATCACTGTTGTGTTCTTAGGAGCAAATTTCTTAAACTTATATCTCATACAAAGACAAGATTTTATAAAAGACTTTATTTATTATAGCCTTTGGTTTAGCTTTGCAGGATGCATGATCCTCCTAACTTCAAGCTATTTTATCCAATATACAAGTCCTGTAGGATTCATGATTATGGTAGCATTCATGCTAGCAAGACTTTTGCAAGGTTTTGCCCATAATCTCCTTATGCCTTACGTACTTGGTATTGCTTTAGAGAAATATCGCGGGCTTTTTGGTAGCGCAAGTGCTATATTCAATAGTATGTATTATTTTGTCATTAGTATGCTTACCTTTGCAATTTCTTATGTACACCAAGACTACTCTATACACGCTTACGCGGTACTAGTATCTATGACTTCATTCTGCACAATATTGCTTTTTAAACAAACCAGATGA
- a CDS encoding LptF/LptG family permease — protein sequence MIYARHLFRRICIAFLIANILILGILGLMQLIKLSYVLQFGSFVDLLHVIYLSLPSLLFVVLPITAALASIYTYSISIKYSEITILQKLGLSRLRIVLPSLVFGLLAVILSLYVGFFLGPKSFGGLQNKLFNLQTTYSLSHLNENSFNKLGQMQAYIGERLNEDTFKDVLIFDVINSNIYVAQKAQFVLDNPYLFVKLYQGKLQNEQSSNLTFEEFIVKINLDEYNKHKSPHKGIMTRVLGHLIADKTPRAFAEIHKRMLWSIYSLLLIVVVLSSLFNGDKLKQTCIYLTTVVMIFLFFSGIANKHLISIYIHYVIFGLILLISSYRLIREL from the coding sequence ATGATATATGCTAGGCATTTATTTAGGAGGATTTGCATAGCTTTTCTAATAGCTAATATCCTCATTTTAGGGATACTAGGTTTAATGCAGCTAATTAAACTGAGCTATGTCCTGCAGTTTGGGAGCTTTGTTGATTTATTACATGTGATATATTTAAGTCTTCCATCTTTATTATTCGTAGTACTACCCATTACAGCAGCTTTAGCTAGTATTTATACATATAGCATATCAATAAAATATTCTGAAATCACTATATTACAAAAGCTAGGACTTAGTCGTTTAAGAATAGTACTACCCAGTTTAGTCTTTGGTCTATTGGCTGTCATTTTAAGCTTATATGTAGGATTTTTTCTTGGCCCTAAATCTTTCGGTGGACTGCAGAATAAACTATTTAATCTTCAAACTACTTACAGTCTGTCCCATTTAAATGAAAACTCATTTAACAAGCTAGGTCAAATGCAGGCATATATTGGCGAACGTTTAAATGAAGATACATTCAAAGATGTTCTGATATTTGACGTCATAAATTCCAACATTTACGTAGCACAAAAAGCACAATTTGTTCTGGACAACCCTTATTTATTTGTCAAACTTTATCAAGGCAAATTACAAAATGAGCAGTCAAGCAATCTGACTTTTGAGGAGTTTATTGTAAAAATCAATTTAGACGAATATAACAAACATAAATCTCCACATAAAGGCATTATGACCAGAGTACTAGGACATTTGATAGCCGATAAAACTCCAAGAGCTTTTGCTGAAATTCATAAAAGAATGCTTTGGTCTATATATAGCTTACTATTGATTGTAGTAGTACTTAGTAGCTTATTTAATGGAGATAAGTTAAAACAAACTTGCATTTACTTAACGACCGTAGTGATGATATTTTTATTCTTCAGCGGCATAGCAAATAAACACTTAATCTCAATCTATATCCATTACGTCATTTTTGGACTAATCCTTCTCATATCAAGCTACAGACTTATTAGGGAGCTGTAA
- a CDS encoding spermidine synthase — MKDKLFCLFLLITLSSEAGVLYQFSGIVVKEDGPERCLIFEAGPRNFVRQTCIYPKNPNYLIFNYQKVFLGSLLLEPNPKSALMVGLGGGSFPNSLIQIFPNLDFDIVEISPTVYEVAKKYFNFTPSKTTHVHIEDGVGFVSKSVKKYDLIFLDAFSAKDVAPEFLDKDFFQSLRNISNGVVVCNTFVRSKYFKKIDQLFKTFFKNAYSITLAGNRIIIASNHSIDLANLDKGPWDKVFEEHGVDPSWILNLYEKAKPLSFR, encoded by the coding sequence ATGAAGGATAAGCTATTTTGCCTTTTTTTACTTATTACTCTATCTTCTGAAGCTGGGGTTTTGTACCAATTTTCTGGTATTGTTGTAAAAGAGGATGGACCAGAAAGATGTCTAATTTTTGAGGCAGGTCCCAGAAATTTTGTTAGGCAGACATGTATTTATCCTAAAAATCCCAATTATCTTATATTCAATTATCAAAAAGTTTTTCTAGGATCTTTATTGCTCGAACCTAATCCTAAAAGTGCATTAATGGTAGGTTTAGGTGGAGGAAGCTTTCCAAATAGTTTAATACAAATTTTTCCTAATTTAGATTTTGATATAGTTGAGATTAGTCCAACAGTTTATGAAGTAGCAAAGAAATATTTTAACTTTACACCTAGCAAAACTACTCATGTACATATTGAAGATGGTGTGGGATTTGTGAGCAAATCAGTAAAAAAATATGATCTAATTTTTCTTGATGCTTTTAGTGCAAAAGATGTAGCTCCAGAATTCTTAGATAAAGATTTTTTTCAATCTTTGCGAAACATTTCAAATGGTGTGGTAGTATGTAATACTTTCGTCCGTTCTAAATACTTTAAAAAGATAGACCAATTATTTAAAACCTTCTTTAAAAATGCATATAGTATCACATTAGCCGGAAATAGAATTATTATCGCTAGTAATCATAGTATAGATTTAGCTAATTTAGATAAGGGCCCTTGGGATAAAGTTTTTGAAGAGCATGGTGTTGATCCAAGTTGGATTCTTAATTTATATGAGAAAGCAAAACCTTTATCTTTCAGGTGA